A window of the Virgibacillus pantothenticus genome harbors these coding sequences:
- a CDS encoding undecaprenyl-diphosphate phosphatase, which produces MIGLFQCLAVYPGFSRVGSTISGGLLAKASYRTASEFSFLIALPVIIGATSLDLLKSWNHLSVSDIPMFTVGFLTSFVVTLFAVVTFLKWLERIGLAPFAYYRILLAFLFTIFVLL; this is translated from the coding sequence ATGATTGGATTATTCCAATGTTTGGCTGTTTATCCTGGCTTTTCAAGAGTAGGATCGACTATTTCAGGTGGACTTTTAGCAAAGGCAAGCTATCGAACGGCATCAGAGTTCTCCTTTTTAATTGCACTTCCCGTAATAATCGGAGCGACAAGCTTAGATTTATTAAAAAGTTGGAACCATTTAAGTGTCAGTGATATCCCAATGTTTACCGTCGGATTTCTAACTTCTTTTGTTGTAACCCTGTTTGCTGTGGTAACTTTCTTAAAGTGGCTGGAACGAATCGGGTTAGCTCCTTTTGCTTATTATCGAATTTTGTTAGCTTTCTTATTTACGATATTTGTTTTACTTTAA
- a CDS encoding polysaccharide deacetylase family protein: MKPTKLTYGIIIITGLIAIGLTVSSLFKTIDKEDSTHAKTSRKKEAHPNFSELQVINEKAKDKIYSTEIHYPQFHSEKLNQKMNAYVKTAKRGFLHDVEQNKQQLNHHTATLTIHSDTQKFSDHIYSVAFHEKRCIRKKKCQDSSSAFIVDGKNSKYIDQTDILQDTEQMRDTLFQLLQQAFEQSDKYSDDFSKKKLSQWVYDENNTFSNMYLSDKSAVFKFVNDEVIDKEAEIKIPLSSMQDILTDEWRSMVTGDGKENKKTKSSKKQEERKNVKSASAGEGKHTSSDQKRVALTFDDGPHPENTPKILDLLKQYDAKATFFMQGNQVESNADVAKRVRNEGHEIGNHTWSHKQLTGLGMAGIKQEVEKANQAIRNATGENPTLFRPPYAATNKSIEQAVGLPSILWSVDTRDWESRNPVAILNEVKRSTTDGGILLMHDVHAPTVEGLKLVLEYLAGEGYEFVTVSEIRAR, from the coding sequence ATGAAGCCCACTAAATTGACGTATGGGATAATAATAATTACCGGATTGATTGCTATTGGTTTAACTGTAAGTTCATTGTTTAAAACAATAGATAAGGAAGATTCTACTCATGCTAAGACTAGTCGCAAAAAAGAAGCGCACCCAAATTTCTCAGAGCTTCAGGTTATTAATGAAAAAGCAAAGGACAAAATTTATAGCACAGAGATTCACTATCCTCAGTTTCACAGTGAAAAATTAAACCAAAAAATGAATGCCTATGTGAAAACGGCAAAAAGAGGTTTTTTACATGATGTCGAACAAAATAAACAACAATTAAATCATCATACAGCAACCCTCACTATCCATTCGGATACGCAAAAGTTCTCTGACCATATCTATTCTGTTGCGTTCCATGAAAAGAGGTGCATACGAAAAAAGAAATGCCAAGACTCCTCAAGTGCATTTATCGTAGATGGTAAGAATAGTAAATACATAGACCAAACAGATATCCTGCAAGATACAGAACAGATGCGAGATACACTTTTTCAACTGTTACAGCAAGCGTTTGAACAGTCTGATAAGTACAGTGATGATTTCTCCAAAAAAAAATTAAGTCAGTGGGTTTATGATGAGAATAACACTTTTTCAAATATGTACCTTTCGGATAAATCGGCAGTATTTAAATTTGTGAATGATGAAGTGATAGATAAAGAAGCGGAAATTAAGATTCCATTATCGAGTATGCAAGATATACTAACAGATGAGTGGAGGTCTATGGTTACAGGTGATGGTAAGGAGAATAAAAAGACCAAATCTAGCAAAAAGCAGGAAGAGAGAAAAAATGTGAAATCAGCTTCAGCTGGTGAGGGAAAGCATACGTCGTCTGATCAGAAACGGGTTGCCCTTACATTCGATGACGGTCCCCATCCTGAAAACACTCCAAAGATACTTGACCTATTAAAGCAATATGATGCAAAAGCAACCTTCTTTATGCAAGGAAATCAGGTTGAATCAAATGCAGATGTTGCTAAAAGGGTGAGGAACGAGGGCCATGAAATAGGTAATCATACCTGGAGTCATAAACAATTAACAGGCTTAGGTATGGCTGGAATTAAACAGGAAGTAGAAAAGGCAAATCAAGCTATTCGTAATGCTACTGGAGAAAATCCAACTTTATTTCGCCCCCCATATGCAGCAACAAATAAAAGCATTGAACAAGCTGTAGGGCTGCCATCGATTTTATGGTCAGTTGACACAAGAGATTGGGAATCACGAAATCCAGTGGCAATTTTAAATGAGGTAAAAAGGAGTACGACAGATGGTGGAATTCTGTTAATGCATGATGTGCATGCTCCAACGGTAGAAGGATTAAAGCTCGTATTAGAATATTTAGCTGGGGAAGGCTATGAATTTGTAACTGTTTCGGAAATAAGGGCAAGATAA
- a CDS encoding nucleotide pyrophosphohydrolase, with protein sequence MSDIGKLIQEINAFRDDRDWRQFHNPKDLAISLSLEAAELLEDFQWKTSEQAIEANMENIKEELADVMIYAFMLSDDLNLDIKEIILEKMQKNAKKYPVEKSKGRKMKYHDL encoded by the coding sequence ATGAGTGATATAGGAAAATTAATACAGGAAATTAACGCATTTCGGGACGACCGAGATTGGAGACAGTTTCATAATCCGAAAGATTTGGCCATCTCTCTTTCGCTGGAAGCAGCAGAATTGCTAGAAGATTTCCAATGGAAAACAAGCGAGCAGGCTATAGAGGCTAACATGGAAAACATCAAAGAGGAGCTTGCAGACGTCATGATTTATGCCTTCATGCTTAGCGATGATTTAAACTTAGATATAAAAGAGATTATTTTAGAAAAAATGCAGAAAAACGCTAAGAAATATCCGGTGGAAAAAAGTAAAGGAAGGAAAATGAAGTATCATGATTTGTAA
- a CDS encoding metal ABC transporter solute-binding protein, Zn/Mn family → MRNLLKIIIVASLTLIILAACGNENKEKGSAASDSDEDNLLVISSFTIISDLAREVGGDKVEVHNLVPTGTDPHEYEPLPEDIKKATDADVLFYNGMNLEGGKDGWFFKMIDSVGQNESNVYNLTEGVEPMYLSAEGSREEEINPHSFIDPGVGIKMVENMRDAFIKVDPDNKDYYGERAKEYLTRLKEIDTEYQEKINAIPEERRILVTSECAFQYMLDHYGMEEECIWRVDTEENGSPEQIKSLVEYIDKNNVPVLFVESNVDPRPMETVSKESGVDIYEKAIYSDEIGQPGDEVDTYVKYLKYNIEIISDGLNS, encoded by the coding sequence ATGAGGAATTTATTGAAAATAATTATTGTAGCAAGTCTGACTTTAATTATTTTGGCAGCTTGTGGAAACGAAAACAAAGAAAAAGGAAGCGCAGCTTCAGATTCTGATGAAGATAACTTACTAGTTATTTCTTCATTTACTATTATCAGTGATTTAGCTAGAGAAGTTGGTGGAGATAAGGTTGAGGTACATAACCTAGTACCTACTGGGACGGATCCCCATGAGTATGAACCATTGCCCGAAGATATAAAAAAGGCAACTGATGCAGATGTTCTTTTTTATAACGGAATGAATTTAGAGGGCGGTAAAGACGGGTGGTTTTTCAAGATGATTGATTCAGTCGGGCAAAATGAATCTAATGTATATAACCTAACTGAAGGGGTCGAGCCAATGTATTTATCAGCTGAAGGAAGCAGGGAAGAAGAAATAAATCCACACTCTTTTATTGACCCAGGCGTAGGAATTAAAATGGTTGAAAATATGCGGGATGCTTTCATTAAGGTAGATCCTGATAATAAAGATTACTATGGAGAGCGCGCAAAAGAATATTTAACAAGGTTAAAGGAAATTGATACAGAGTACCAAGAAAAAATAAATGCAATTCCAGAGGAAAGGCGTATACTAGTGACGAGTGAATGTGCGTTTCAATATATGCTTGATCACTATGGAATGGAAGAAGAATGTATATGGAGAGTGGACACAGAGGAGAACGGCTCACCAGAACAAATTAAATCATTGGTTGAATATATTGATAAGAATAATGTTCCAGTATTGTTTGTTGAATCGAATGTCGATCCCCGCCCAATGGAAACCGTATCTAAAGAGTCTGGTGTAGACATTTATGAAAAAGCAATTTACTCAGATGAAATTGGTCAGCCAGGGGATGAAGTAGATACTTATGTAAAGTATTTAAAATATAATATTGAGATTATAAGTGACGGATTAAATAGTTAA
- a CDS encoding metal ABC transporter permease, translating into MEFVQDIINYEFLQKALITSIIVGIICGVIGSFIVLRGMALMGDAVSHAVLPGVAISYMLGINYFYGAVLTGILSAIGIGIISQNSRVKNDSSIGIVFSAAFAFGIILITLAQSATDLTQILFGNVLSVRSSDMWLTIIVGVVVLLSVLLFYKEFLVSSFDETMAASYGLKVRMIHYAIMVLLTLVTVASLQTVGVILVISMLITPAATAYLLTNRMSVMIFMAAFFGALSAIIGLYFSFTYNLPSGPVIALATTAMFLIAFFFSPKQGVLLRTLRISKRKGVFTDPV; encoded by the coding sequence ATGGAATTTGTACAGGATATTATTAACTATGAATTTTTACAGAAAGCGCTAATTACATCCATTATAGTAGGTATTATTTGTGGAGTCATTGGAAGCTTCATCGTACTACGTGGTATGGCTCTAATGGGGGATGCTGTTTCCCATGCAGTACTTCCAGGAGTAGCAATTTCCTATATGCTAGGAATCAATTATTTTTATGGGGCGGTTTTAACTGGAATACTTTCAGCTATAGGAATAGGAATAATTAGCCAAAATAGCCGTGTAAAAAATGATTCTTCAATTGGAATTGTTTTTTCCGCAGCCTTCGCTTTTGGGATTATTTTAATAACGTTAGCTCAAAGTGCCACTGATTTAACACAAATTTTATTTGGAAATGTATTGTCGGTACGCTCATCAGATATGTGGCTAACCATTATTGTCGGTGTTGTCGTCCTCCTTTCAGTATTGTTGTTTTATAAAGAGTTTCTCGTGTCCAGTTTTGACGAAACAATGGCTGCCTCGTACGGACTAAAAGTAAGGATGATTCATTATGCCATCATGGTTTTATTAACTCTTGTTACCGTGGCTTCATTACAGACAGTTGGGGTAATCCTGGTAATATCTATGTTAATCACTCCGGCTGCAACAGCGTATTTATTAACAAATCGGATGTCAGTGATGATTTTTATGGCTGCTTTTTTCGGAGCTTTATCAGCCATTATCGGACTATATTTTAGTTTCACTTACAATTTACCATCTGGACCGGTAATTGCACTTGCAACCACAGCAATGTTTTTGATTGCATTTTTCTTCTCACCAAAACAAGGTGTGCTTTTGCGCACACTAAGAATTAGTAAAAGAAAGGGCGTGTTTACGGATCCTGTTTAA
- a CDS encoding metal ABC transporter ATP-binding protein: MQEEINVNKLSVSYYGKQVISNVSFSFESGKLIGIIGPNGAGKSTMMKAMLGLIPRDSGEVMIENQPLQTIQKKIAYVPQRSNIDWDFPIIVKDTVLLGTFPKLGLFRRPKKRDRNWAIECLTKVGMEKYAKNQIGELSGGQQQRVFLARALAQKAEYFFLDEPFVGIDVASEEVIIRILKDLRNEGKTVFVVHHDLSKVKNYFDDLVLINKKIISSGPVEYVFQPKLMQKAYNYSLSMMESIGGEV, from the coding sequence ATGCAAGAAGAAATAAACGTAAATAAACTCAGTGTTTCTTATTATGGAAAACAAGTTATTTCAAATGTAAGCTTTTCATTTGAAAGCGGGAAACTTATTGGCATTATCGGACCCAACGGTGCTGGAAAGTCTACCATGATGAAAGCTATGCTTGGGCTAATACCACGCGATAGCGGCGAAGTGATGATAGAGAACCAACCATTACAAACAATCCAAAAAAAAATCGCCTATGTTCCCCAACGTTCTAATATAGACTGGGATTTTCCCATTATTGTTAAAGACACAGTGTTACTAGGCACATTTCCTAAATTAGGGTTATTTCGCCGTCCTAAAAAACGTGATCGTAATTGGGCGATAGAATGCCTAACGAAAGTGGGAATGGAGAAATATGCAAAGAACCAAATTGGCGAACTATCTGGTGGACAACAGCAACGCGTTTTTTTGGCTCGTGCTTTAGCACAAAAAGCAGAGTATTTCTTTTTAGATGAACCATTTGTTGGTATTGACGTTGCGAGTGAAGAAGTTATTATTCGTATACTAAAAGATTTGCGTAACGAAGGAAAGACAGTTTTTGTAGTTCATCATGATTTATCGAAAGTAAAGAATTATTTTGATGATCTCGTCTTAATTAATAAAAAAATAATCAGCTCGGGACCCGTAGAATACGTATTCCAGCCAAAACTAATGCAAAAAGCTTATAATTACTCACTTAGCATGATGGAAAGTATAGGGGGTGAAGTGTAA
- the cas6 gene encoding CRISPR system precrRNA processing endoribonuclease RAMP protein Cas6 has translation MFSHIKWTTLRATFIAQRNGQLPPYLGSTVRGLLGHSLRNMVCPTPKVKCFTCELAATCDYANYFVSPKNAAGSINPFVLHVLTKGKTTWHKGDICEFAITLLGDPARSGVTLITQAIQQIENLGWGAARIPFKLVKITDPTTNRIVWCENHLWLKNAQLHELHCEEQSTSFVFLHFPAPLRLQKSKKLLTAPSFEDIIRAITRRVNLISHAYAGYKLEWDNEAMLSEARKVSVVNSEWEQATFKRYSMSQKNNTLEVDTITGWACFEGDITPFTPILEAGRMLHIGRNPTHGFGYYTIHYL, from the coding sequence ATGTTTTCACATATAAAATGGACGACCCTACGTGCCACATTTATAGCACAACGCAATGGACAACTTCCCCCTTATTTAGGTTCAACTGTACGAGGTTTGCTTGGTCATAGTTTACGCAATATGGTTTGCCCTACTCCTAAAGTCAAATGCTTCACTTGTGAATTGGCAGCTACATGTGACTACGCAAATTATTTCGTCTCACCTAAAAATGCAGCAGGTTCCATAAACCCATTTGTATTGCATGTACTAACAAAAGGTAAAACAACATGGCATAAGGGAGATATTTGTGAATTTGCTATTACTTTGTTAGGTGATCCAGCACGTAGCGGCGTAACGTTAATTACACAAGCCATTCAACAGATTGAAAATTTAGGTTGGGGTGCAGCACGTATCCCGTTTAAGTTAGTTAAAATCACAGATCCAACTACGAATCGAATCGTATGGTGTGAAAACCATCTATGGTTAAAAAATGCACAACTGCATGAATTACATTGCGAGGAGCAATCCACTTCATTTGTATTTTTACATTTCCCTGCTCCCCTTCGTTTACAAAAAAGTAAGAAACTACTCACTGCCCCTTCTTTTGAAGATATCATTCGAGCGATAACGCGAAGAGTAAATTTGATTTCCCATGCCTACGCTGGATACAAATTAGAATGGGATAATGAAGCAATGTTAAGCGAAGCTAGAAAAGTAAGCGTTGTAAATAGTGAATGGGAACAAGCAACGTTTAAACGCTATTCAATGAGCCAAAAAAATAATACGTTAGAAGTAGATACGATAACCGGTTGGGCTTGTTTTGAAGGGGATATCACACCATTCACCCCTATTTTAGAGGCAGGAAGAATGCTTCATATCGGCAGAAATCCAACACATGGATTTGGTTACTATACGATTCATTATTTATGA
- a CDS encoding DUF6602 domain-containing protein, translating into MNEKVIVKLAENYCNLERTLIEELNIDAQSDVSSAEEIWQPVFRRIVPTKFNVDKNVYIIDSHQQVSQKVSLAIYDEQYTPYIFNYGTIKYIPIEAVAAVVLCENEKDKKEETEEQEKGKKDESWLQSIQKLKTEMNAYVRIQSGVLDTNIDILYNKKSNHGKQSQTSTRPITILCTTVEGKYEDSKFDLVLKKDEHKIEKVIPNENRSLDKWSESLNHYRHDRYENEDKLKVLANISKENKSNRTLESLNVGEQNVLLSLMFQLNQLLMLINNPIFFPHESYVKAFKEVISDAGTEKSK; encoded by the coding sequence ATGAATGAAAAAGTCATTGTAAAATTAGCAGAAAATTATTGTAACCTTGAACGAACCTTAATAGAAGAATTAAACATTGACGCGCAAAGTGATGTGTCAAGCGCTGAAGAAATATGGCAGCCCGTATTCAGGAGAATTGTACCAACAAAGTTTAATGTAGATAAAAATGTCTATATTATCGATTCTCATCAACAAGTTTCTCAAAAAGTGAGTCTAGCAATCTATGATGAGCAATATACCCCGTATATTTTTAATTACGGTACCATTAAATACATACCAATTGAAGCTGTTGCTGCGGTGGTGCTATGTGAGAATGAAAAAGATAAGAAAGAGGAGACGGAGGAACAGGAAAAAGGAAAAAAGGACGAGTCTTGGTTGCAATCCATTCAAAAGCTAAAGACAGAAATGAATGCTTATGTGCGTATTCAATCAGGTGTGTTAGATACAAATATTGATATTTTATATAATAAAAAATCCAATCACGGAAAACAAAGTCAAACATCAACGAGGCCAATCACAATTTTATGTACTACGGTAGAAGGTAAATACGAAGACAGTAAATTTGATCTTGTTTTAAAGAAAGATGAACATAAAATAGAGAAAGTGATTCCAAACGAAAATAGATCATTAGATAAGTGGAGTGAAAGCTTAAATCATTATCGTCATGACCGTTATGAGAATGAAGATAAATTAAAAGTCTTAGCAAATATTTCAAAAGAAAATAAGTCTAATCGAACATTAGAAAGCTTAAACGTTGGAGAACAAAATGTACTCCTTTCTTTAATGTTTCAATTAAATCAACTATTAATGCTCATTAATAATCCCATCTTCTTTCCCCATGAATCATATGTGAAAGCATTCAAGGAGGTAATTAGTGATGCAGGAACTGAGAAATCTAAATAA
- a CDS encoding DUF6602 domain-containing protein yields MQELRNLNKYYQRLAKTILSQLQLETPNHHVTSGTSRELIWLELFKRLVPKKFKLARSVFIIDSDGHISAEVDIAIYDEQYTPYVFNYGEMQFIPIEAVAAVVQSKSRSMDQSILDNVTKWVETFQCLKPKINSHIRTLKAQNDDSLSQTATRPIFILCTMHSLKNTKFLPDIKRTFDFILHLNEKDELDLITINEEKTLSDWYEELNHYDLKRYDTNYKELRELSKKSIEEAKTTRKLKKLQVKLPRNLSNSESVKQNPLLTFMFQFNQLLMIINNPMFFPHQAYVDMFNNAIKIHKKKECVKRMEASKGDFLLAVYDITGIQDYIFASNYLKENIGASYIVGKMVGKHFVDVLKDRVEKVKTCWAKERDKIFIFDDDIIKAEVVYIGGGNALVIYRDWKLYNEVNRQFAEKVLKESASLTMVTEAIPFSLKEKDGKSYAALYKKLMQKLSDTKAKMMRTKLNQTLPIFAQESFKGDPVTDFIDNKNVSTEQQLKRKAKHGNTVFKEYEKNCVEETEDLKRKKGEDSYIGVVHIDGNGMGQWIDGELADTGEDFTSAIQKHRELSLQITDYFRKTFRDTVDKFVKETDKSTDEKEDKFPLRPLILDGDDVTFICQGDLAIPFTLEFLNQLKNGDFNTQISACAGVAFVHSHFPFNLAYDIAEQCCQNAKRVYYENKPKNDKDEIQECYFDFYLVRGSYVQMMEEQRDNQTYLDPKIYNIEELEELDKLMQRLNNDDETWPHSRLISLYEAYLQGMEAVELVNLEAESRGYVKIEVSDERLLFDALQLRDFGKNRGEEYAEV; encoded by the coding sequence ATGCAGGAACTGAGAAATCTAAATAAATATTATCAAAGATTAGCGAAAACGATTTTATCTCAATTGCAACTTGAAACGCCAAATCATCATGTTACTTCAGGAACAAGCCGTGAACTTATTTGGCTAGAACTATTTAAAAGGCTTGTACCTAAAAAGTTTAAATTAGCACGGAGCGTTTTCATTATCGATTCAGATGGTCATATATCTGCTGAGGTAGACATTGCCATTTATGATGAGCAATACACACCCTATGTGTTTAATTATGGAGAAATGCAATTCATTCCAATAGAAGCCGTTGCTGCAGTCGTACAAAGTAAAAGTCGTTCCATGGATCAAAGTATCTTAGATAATGTAACCAAATGGGTGGAAACATTTCAATGTTTAAAGCCAAAAATAAACTCTCATATACGAACATTAAAGGCACAAAATGATGATTCATTATCGCAAACGGCTACACGTCCCATTTTCATTTTATGTACGATGCATAGTTTAAAGAATACAAAATTCTTACCTGACATTAAACGCACATTTGATTTTATTTTACATCTCAATGAAAAAGATGAGCTTGATCTTATCACAATCAATGAAGAAAAAACATTAAGCGATTGGTATGAAGAGCTTAATCATTATGATCTAAAGCGTTACGATACAAATTATAAGGAACTTAGGGAGTTAAGTAAAAAATCAATTGAAGAAGCAAAGACAACTAGAAAATTAAAAAAATTACAAGTTAAGTTGCCAAGAAATTTATCAAATAGTGAGTCAGTGAAACAAAACCCTTTATTAACCTTTATGTTCCAATTCAACCAATTATTAATGATTATCAACAATCCGATGTTCTTCCCGCATCAAGCGTATGTCGATATGTTCAATAATGCAATTAAAATACATAAAAAAAAGGAATGTGTGAAACGAATGGAAGCATCAAAAGGTGATTTTTTGTTAGCTGTTTATGATATTACTGGTATTCAAGACTATATTTTCGCCTCTAATTATTTAAAAGAGAATATTGGGGCTTCTTATATTGTCGGGAAAATGGTAGGAAAGCACTTTGTAGATGTTTTGAAAGATAGGGTTGAAAAAGTGAAAACTTGTTGGGCTAAAGAAAGAGACAAAATATTTATTTTTGACGATGATATAATAAAGGCTGAAGTTGTTTACATCGGTGGCGGCAATGCCCTTGTTATTTATCGAGATTGGAAATTGTATAACGAAGTGAATCGCCAGTTTGCAGAAAAAGTACTAAAAGAAAGTGCTTCCCTTACGATGGTAACCGAAGCCATTCCATTTTCATTAAAAGAAAAAGACGGCAAAAGTTATGCTGCACTGTACAAAAAACTGATGCAGAAATTAAGTGATACGAAAGCTAAAATGATGCGGACAAAATTAAATCAAACACTGCCTATTTTTGCTCAAGAATCTTTTAAAGGTGATCCGGTAACAGACTTTATAGATAACAAAAATGTATCAACAGAACAACAATTAAAACGAAAAGCGAAACATGGTAATACCGTGTTCAAGGAATACGAGAAAAATTGTGTGGAAGAAACGGAAGATTTAAAACGCAAAAAGGGCGAAGATAGTTATATTGGTGTTGTACATATTGATGGTAACGGAATGGGGCAATGGATTGATGGTGAACTAGCAGATACAGGGGAAGATTTCACTTCCGCTATTCAAAAACATCGTGAACTCTCGTTGCAAATTACGGACTATTTTAGAAAAACCTTTAGAGACACAGTAGACAAATTCGTAAAAGAGACAGACAAAAGCACGGATGAAAAGGAAGATAAATTCCCTCTGCGTCCACTTATTTTAGATGGGGATGACGTTACGTTTATTTGTCAAGGGGATTTAGCCATACCTTTTACGTTGGAGTTTTTAAATCAACTGAAGAATGGGGATTTTAATACCCAAATTTCTGCTTGTGCTGGGGTCGCCTTTGTCCATAGTCACTTTCCTTTTAATCTTGCCTATGACATCGCAGAACAATGCTGCCAAAATGCAAAACGTGTATATTACGAAAATAAACCTAAAAATGATAAAGATGAAATACAAGAATGCTATTTTGATTTTTATTTAGTGCGTGGTAGTTATGTGCAAATGATGGAGGAACAACGTGACAATCAAACTTACTTAGATCCGAAGATTTACAATATAGAAGAATTAGAAGAATTGGATAAACTGATGCAGCGTTTAAATAACGATGATGAAACGTGGCCACATTCCCGTTTGATTTCCCTTTATGAAGCGTATTTGCAAGGCATGGAAGCAGTGGAATTGGTTAATTTAGAAGCGGAATCACGAGGGTACGTTAAAATAGAGGTCTCAGATGAACGCCTGTTGTTTGATGCATTACAATTACGAGATTTCGGTAAGAACAGGGGTGAAGAATATGCGGAAGTATAA